In Rutidosis leptorrhynchoides isolate AG116_Rl617_1_P2 chromosome 2, CSIRO_AGI_Rlap_v1, whole genome shotgun sequence, one genomic interval encodes:
- the LOC139893371 gene encoding uncharacterized protein At3g49140-like, whose amino-acid sequence MAVIQTATTVRTVGGHFSRECHFIISHPNTFFFKPWHKITGRKCLSNNRIRASSAGELPGPLKLIKPQYQQLYHPSEDISDCDESDENGNTILRPAETSMTVIEANCKGLVMFSGLVSDGVYENIFLPDLPYVKGENGNIYFQVKNDEDVLETLASGDNVVQVIIGLDTSEMVSEMESLGLSDDDSGFEDEDSDIDDGEEDDDDDNGNYVKDWVSVLEDDDDSDGSVGDWANLETMRSHHPIDFANQLADFVSDVPINYMDRPPSGLSIQGLLRPAYVEENSVINERTLNDNEEANHIAREEKEELNNDQKVRNGNSYYKLEMIKMQLISAHGNQASIELEDFSKSQPDAIAHSAAKIISRVKAGGDNMIQALKALCWRCKGIQVEEVALIGVDSLGFDLRVCSGRQVQTLRFTFKNRASSEYGVESQLNCLLFPTTVGQHHKKEVLHESEQHNS is encoded by the exons ATGGCCGTAATTCAAACGGCGACCACCGTCCGTACCGTCGGCGGTCACTTTTCACGTGAATGCCATTTTATTATATCTCACCCAAACACCTTCTTCTTCAAACCCTG GCACAAGATTACAGGTAGGAAATGTTTGAGTAACAACAGGATTAGGGCATCATCTGCAGGTGAGTTACCGGGTCCATTGAAACTGATAAAGCCTCAGTATCAGCAGCTATATCATCCTTCTGAGGACATATCTGATTGTGACGAATCGGATGAGAATGGCAACACCATACTTAGACCTGCTGAAACTAGTATGACTGTTATCGAG GCGAACTGCAAAGGTTTGGTTATGTTCTCAGGTCTGGTCAGTGATGGGGTGTATGAGAACATCTTCTTGCCCGATTTGCCTTATGTCAAGGGTGAAAATGGAA ATATATATTTCCAAGTGAAAAATGACGAAGATGTTCTCGAAACTCTTGCTTCTGGAGATAACGTTGTG CAAGTGATAATAGGCTTGGATACCTCAGAAATGGTGAGTGAGATGGAGTCATTAGGTCTATCAGACGATGATTCTGGTTTTGAGGATGAAGATAGTGATATTGACGATGGTGAAGAAGACGATGATGATGACAATGGCAACTACGTAAAG GATTGGGTGTCAGTtctagaagatgatgatgattctgaTGGATCTGTTGGTGACTGGGCTAATTTAGAGACTATGCGTTCTCATCATCCGATAGATTTTGCTAATCAGCTGGCTGAT TTCGTATCAGATGTTCCTATAAATTACATGGACCGGCCTCCATCTGGTCTTTCAATTCAAGGTCTGTTAAGACCTGCATATGTAGAAGAAAATTCCGTCATCAACGAGCGTACGTTGAATGATAACGAAGAAGCTAATCATATTGCTCGAGAGGAAAAAGAAGAGTTGAACAATGATCAAAAGGTTAGGAATGGAAATTCATACTATAAGTTGGAGATGATCAAAATGCAATTAATTTCAGCTCACGGAAATCAG GCTTCAATCGAACTGGAAGATTTTAGTAAGTCTCAACCTGATGCAATTGCACATTCAGCTGCAAAAATCATATCTCGCGTAAAAGCTGGTGGAGATAATATGATACAGGCTCTTAAAGCGTTATGTTGGAGATGCAAAGGTATTCAAGTTGAG GAGGTGGCTCTGATTGGCGTCGACAGCCTTGGATTTGATTTGAGAGTGTGTTCTGGTAGACAAGTTCAAACATTGCGCTTCACATTCAAAAATCGG GCGTCCTCGGAGTATGGGGTAGAGAGCCAGTTGAATTGCTTACTTTTCCCTACAACCGTTGGCCAACATCATAAGAAAGAAGTTCTTCACGAATCAGAACAACATAATTCATAA
- the LOC139889923 gene encoding glutaminyl-peptide cyclotransferase-like: MAGGSIRKSSFNNRFAVSFLLITIRCLLGSSSNDVKIYDIQIVNEFDHDPAAFTQGLLYGGNNTLFESTGLNGHSSVRKVNLQTAKIEALHKMNNTYFGEGLTLLGERLYQLTWLTKTGFIYDRHNLSKFETFSHHMHDGWGFATDGKFLFGSDGSSSLYQINPQTMEVIAEKVVTYKEHEVLNLNELEYINNEIWANIWQSDCIAKISPTDGTVTGWILLQKLRMGLIAAGYQIDVLNGIAWDADEKRIFVTGKLWPKLYQIELHPHRGQLPLSIEKLCLGGSVD, from the exons ATGGCTGGTGGTTCAATTAGAAAATCATCTTTTAATAATCGATTTGCAGTGTCTTTTCTGCTCATCACAATTAGGTGTTTGTTAGGATCATCATCAAATGATGTCAAAATTTACGACATTCAAATCGTTAATGAGTTCGATCACGATCCTGCTGCTTTCACTCAG GGGCTCTTATATGGAGGGAACAATACGTTGTTCGAGTCAACAGGGCTTAATGGACAT TCGTCTGTACGAAAAGTGAATCTTCAGACTGCAAAG ATTGAAGCCCTGCATAAAATGAATAATACTTATTTTGGGGAAGGTTTAACCCTTTTGGGTGAAAG GCTGTATCAATTAACTTGGTTGACGAAAACAGGTTTCATATATGACAGACATAATTTAAGCAAA TTTGAGACATTTAGTCATCATATGCATGATGGCTGGGGATTTGCGACAGACGGGAAATTTCTGTTCGGAAGTGATGGATCATCATCTTTATATCAAATTAACCCTCAAACAATGGAag TTATTGCAGAGAAAGTTGTTACATACAAAGAACATGAAGTATTGAATCTCAATGAACTAGAGTACATAAACAATGAAATTTGGGCAAACATTTGGCAG AGTGATTGCATAGCTAAAATCTCACCAACAGATGGAACTGTTACAGGATGGATTCTTCTCCAAAAGCTAAG aatgggattAATAGCTGCCGGTTACCAG ATTGATGTCTTGAACGGCATAGCATGGGATGCGGACGAGAAACGAATTTTTG TGACCGGAAAACTGTGGCCAAAGCTCTATCAGATTGAGTTGCATCCTCACAGGGGACAATTACCTTTGTCCATTGAAAAATTGTGCTTGGGTGGTTCTGTTGATTGA
- the LOC139893372 gene encoding uncharacterized protein, translating into MMEVMLHIYDVTNSDSEKTNNTIVQINKFFKDGIGLGGIFHSAVQVYGDDEWSFGYCEEGSGVFNCPSGKNPMYTYRECIVLGKTNLTKSKFNQILRDISREWPGNCYNLLSKNCNHFCDELCEILGVSKLPGWVNRFANAGDTAVEIAGNTAYRFRQAKTEIVTASKVAYQFLASITSNATATTFTDSPSSSSNGSPTTRFQQPTWFKNFVAAGAKPSTGPALEDGDEHIMHNLSHEMSR; encoded by the exons ATGATGGAAGTGATGTTACATATATATGATGTAACTAACAGTGATTCAGAGAAGACAAACAACACTATTGTTCAGATTAATAAGTTTTTCAAAGATGGAATCGGTCTCGGTGGAATTTTTCACAGTGCTGTTCAG GTTTATGGAGATGATGAATGGTCATTTGGGTATTGTGAAGAGGGAAGTGGAGTTTTTAACTGTCCTTCTGGAAAAAATCCAATGTACACATATCGAGAATGTATTGTTCTTGGGAAAACAAATCTTACCAAGTCGAAGTTTAATCAAATCCTGAGGGACATAAGTAGAGAATGGCCAGGAAACTGTTACAATTTGCTGTCAAAGAACTGTAATCACTTCTGTGATGAGCTCTGTGAGATACTCGGCGTGTCTAAACTTCCAG GTTGGGTGAACAGGTTTGCTAATGCTGGTGACACTGCTGTGGAAATAGCAGGGAATACGGCTTACCGG TTCAGACAAGCTAAAACGGAGATTGTAACTGCTAGCAAAGTGGCATATCAATTTCTTGCTAGTATCACTTCAAACGCAACCGCAACAACCTTTACAGATTCACCAAGTAGTTCAAGTAATGGTAGCCCCACCACGAGGTTTCAGCAACCTACTTGGTTTAAAAACTTTGTGGCTGCTGGTGCAAAACCATCAACTGGTCCTGCACTTGAAGATGGGGATGAGCACATAATGCACAATTTGTCACATGAAATGTCACGCTGA